The Brassica napus cultivar Da-Ae chromosome C7, Da-Ae, whole genome shotgun sequence genomic interval GAAAAAAACTCTAGTAGCCGGAGTTGAGCTGAGGCAGAGGTTATCTGTATCAAGAAGATTTTTCTGCTAAGTAGTGGTCTAATATGATTTGAAAGCTATTATATGTAATCTACCTCCACTTTTTTTTGGGTTCACACTTGTGACAAGCATGACAGAGTTGTGTTTATCCAACAAGTTTAGTAGACCCTTAAACATTGCTGCAGCAGCGTCATATAAAGACAAGCACACTTCGATGTTCCTACCATGTGATTATAGAAATGATTAAAATGAGGAGATAATAAAGGACATATGTTTAAAAATGTAACTATATGGGTACGTACGGGGCAATGAGGAAACCAATGAGAATTGGAGAAACGACTTCAGTGTTGTTCAGTTCATAACCTTTGACAGATTGGATTTGACCAACAACATCTGCCATGTGATTACCAGGTTCAGTTGTTTTTATTTACGaaataatatgaaaacaaataatttggAATGTATTAAAACAAACCAGGTAATTCTAAGTTGGTGTTGGCAAGGATTTGGAGATGAGCATACTCGCGAACCATAAATTTCTGGTGGTTGATAACTGGAACATTGTTGATCACTGGATCAATAGTTGTCTGGGCGGTGAAGCAGATGACGTAAGTTTGATCCGTAATCTTGTACGTATGTGGGCATTTTTGAACCTCAAAGTCTGCAACTTTGTAGATGTTACCCTCTTGTAAAGATCCACGGAAGTGGACGGCTTGATCAGCCGGAATAAATCCGTTGATCATTGAATCCTACAGAAAATGTACGATGATTTTAATTCCTGGCATTTtataagcaaaataaaatagagATTGATATATGAAGCTTATTGTGAGAATATGAGTATACCTTCTCATCAAGGAAAAGCAAAGTGATTCCTGTGAGTTCACTTGGATTGTTGATGTTAGGCGAGTCCCAAAATCGAAGTAGACGACCAAGGATAGATTGAGAGGATCTCCCATGTTGAAGGGCAGGAAAGGTTGAGTGATCAAGAGGTTGATGAAAACCGACAGCGTCAGAGGAAGACATTTTGAAAGAAGTTGCGTAGGTTTTAGATAGAAGTAAAATAGGAAGGGATTGTGAAGAATCAAGCTTCGCTTATAGGTGGCTAATTTATAGAAGTTGAATTCAAAAAACGGTTTCATTGTTTGGAAGAGAAAGGGTTGGAGTATGAATTGGTTGTAATGGATGAGATTTAATTGCTGAATTTATGAGGACTATGAAACTGAGGAAAACGAATCGATTGGTAGGAACGGAGTTAAGATTTCAGAAGTTGGGAGGAAAATTGTTTTTGCTATACTTCGGGTATAGCAAAGATGGCTAGGTTTGAATACGCAGAAGAACAGTGGAAACGTAATCTGTTAGACAATGAAACGGGAGAGAATGGAGATATGGTGTGTAAAAATAAGAGGATGATGTTTTATGGGCCTGATAGGGAAAGTTATGGAAAGTCTGTATTGGTAATTTGGGTTTCCAAATACTTTGGGCCGTAATGGACCTTAAGTTTTATGTGATAAAATAATACTATTTTGAAATTGGATTGGGCCAATTAAT includes:
- the LOC106449090 gene encoding uncharacterized protein LOC106449090 isoform X2 encodes the protein MSSSDAVGFHQPLDHSTFPALQHGRSSQSILGRLLRFWDSPNINNPSELTGITLLFLDEKDSMINGFIPADQAVHFRGSLQEGNIYKVADFEVQKCPHTYKITDQTYVICFTAQTTIDPVINNVPVINHQKFMVREYAHLQILANTNLELPDVVGQIQSVKGYELNNTEVVSPILIGFLIAPNIEVCLSLYDAAAAMFKGLLNLLDKHNSVMLVTSVNPKKSGDNLCLSSTPATRVFFSPGLPDIKQFKLSLSGAGGEHFNWLDDNATISNKQLCSVGDLNMFLSSTTTQEASFICKARIVEVLTQNGWNYLSCVHCSKEIEKSGATLHCNRCFTSNITGVVRYRVELLVDDGNNYAIVVVLNKEMLKLTKQDAANLPLNEVNSGVNGKLPKCIEELEGQTFIFHIRVSPSNSASSRCPFTVSAISGQITTEDFNNYETPDTVRKFGEASTSDSASNTSTVEVEQSGRKDARE